CCTGTGATGTTCTCTTTATCCTTTATTGCACCGATTTTTCTTATATCAAGCCTTATAGAAGTGTAAAATTTCAACGCATTCCCGCCAGTGGTAGTTTCCGGGTTTCCGTACACTACTCCTATCTTCATACGGATTTGATTAATAAATATCAGTATACAGTTCGCTTTTGAAACTGCGGAAGTTAGTTTCCTGAGCCCATGACTTAGAAGTCTCGCTTGTAATCCCATATGCTGATCACCCATATCTCCTTCAATTTCAGCTCTTGGAGTTAATGCTGCAACAGAGTCAACAACTATCACATCAACTGCACCAGAGCACACTAAATACTCAACGATATGTAACGCTTGTTCTCCAGTGTCTGGTTGCGAGATTACCAAATCATCAGTGTTTACTCCAAGTTTACGGGCATATATGACATCTAATGCATGCTCCGCATCGATAAATGCACATAACCCTCCTTTCTTCTGAGCTTCAGCAATTACATGCAAAGCAAGAGTGGTTTTACCAGAACTCTCAGGGCCAAATATCTCAATTATACGTCCTTTTGGCAATCCCCCAACACCCAGGGCTGAATCAAGCGCAATTGACCCTGTGGATATTGTATCTATCTTCTCTACAGGATTCTGCTTTAGCTTCATTATAGCGCCTTTACCGAATGCTTTTTCAATTTGGCTTATTGCGTTATCTAGCGCTCTTTGTTTATCATTATTTCTTTCTTCTGGGTTGCTTGCCATAGGTCATTTATTAATTTATATAAATTCCATGATAATCGAACATGAACAACCTGCCAAGGGTTTTTTAGCAACGAAGAACGTTGACGTCTTAGAAACAAAAAAAACTACTTGACAACCTTCGCCGTCATCCTTATAATGAAACTGAAGCTATTATTTATCTTCAGTCTGTGCAGATTAAATGAGAAAAAAACTTAGCATATTTGGCGTCTCATGTTTAATTTTTCGCACTATGTGCACTGCATGTCTTTTTAAAACTTCTGGTTTTTTACCTATACAAGCTCAAACGCGCTTATAAGTCGTTTAAGACATCAAAAACGCCAATATCATAAGATAGATAGTGAATAACTAGCTACTCGGGGTTTCTTTTGCTTTTTTTCTGCTTAGTGAGTTTCTTAAACGTTTATGGCTAAGGTTAAGTTGCTTTAAAAAGCAGCTAAGTCGCACTTATTAAGCGTTTAGGATAAAAAAACGCCAACATTTCGACACAAAAGTAAATAACTAGCTACCACGGGGCTTCTTTTGCTTTTTTTCAGCCTTGCTACTCGTTAGTGCCGTATTAGCTATATCACATGGGGTTGTGCAATGGATGCAGCTTAACATAAAAGTTTGACTTTTTGAAATTTTTGGTTACGCTCAGGTATAGTTTACTATTAATAAGGGGTAGTTGCCATGAATAAAGAGAAAGCTTTAGAAATTTTGGGAATAGCAAATAATCTTTCTGATCCTGACATTGTTTATCAAGTTAAACAACAACTTAAGGGATTGCATAATGATAATACAGGGAAACTCTCAGAAAAAATAGAAGCATGCAAATTACTTACTGAAGGTCAACCAGAGGTTTTCTCAAATTTTGTAATATCGGTTATCAAAGATAATAAGCCAGACTTTTTGGAGTTGTTATTAAAAACAGTAAAAAATGATGATAAGTTTAATTATTTGAATACAGAGAGCGCAGATGGTGAAACACCATTAAGCTTTGCACTTGGAAATGATAAATGGAGTAAAGAAGTTAAAGTTGTAAATTTACTGTTGGAACATGGTGCTAGCGCTCATACAAGAGGTAAGGGAGGCAAGTCAGTATTACATTGTATTTGGAATAATTACGGCAATATTAATCACTATGAAAATATAGTAAAATTACTTCTGGATAAAGGTATTAGCCCTAATATACAGGATGATCGAGGCAAGGCACCGTTACATTACTTGTGTGACCACTCTGGCCGCGAAGGTAGCGTTGAGATTGCAAAATTGCTTTTAAAGAGAGGTGCCGATCCAGATTTGAAGGATAAGAGTGGTAAGAAACCAATAGATTATGTCAGTCCTAATACTGATGTTGGAAAAATGTTTGGTGCTATTAATTATGAGAAAGCAGCTATACTCGGGATTGCTGCACTATTAGCTACGGCGTGCAGTATTGCTTTGGTTTATCTAGCTATGAGCATTAGTATCAACATAGCCCAAGTTTCGTGTTTTGCTTTTGCAGCAGTTATGGCCACTGCTTCATTATGTTGTGCGTGTTACGCAATAAAAACTCTATTTTTTTCACCAGGACCATCATCTGAATTTACCGAAGCTAAAGCGGAGTTTCTTAATAGTCAGAAAATCGCGGGAGCAGTATAGGAGTAGTTTGCGCCCAACATCCAAGTAGCTTAGCTGTACGAGGGTTGTAATATGTAAATGATGTCATCCCAGTGCTCCGACACACAACTGTACGCACATTGTGATTCGAGCCTGCCAGGAGCCAGTATCGGCTACTTGGATGACAGAGAGAAGGTGCTGGAATGACACCGAAGGGGATATGTGTTTTGAGCAAAATTGGCTATAAAACTAAGCGCACTTTTTTCTAAAACAAACGTCTATACAATTGCAAAGTTATGGTGTCTAACTCAAATCTATATTGACATGTCCCATTTTACGCTTATCCCTGACCTCTTTCTTTCCGTATATGGTCAAACTAGCTTTTTTGTTGCTCAGATACTTATGGAAATCATATATATCACTACCTATTATGTTCTTCGTCATGCAAGGAAAGCGTAACGCTACTTCCTGCATAGGTAACCCACATATTATCCTAACCAGCTGCTCAAATTGACTAACATTACATGCATCCAAGCTCCAGTGGCAAGAATTGTGAGGTCTTGGAGCTAGTTCGTTAACTAGCAGCTCATTATTTTTAGTAATGAAAAATTCAATAGCAAGGATTCCTACTACATCAAGCGCACCTGCTATCTTCTCTGCGGTTTGTTGTACCTCTTGAGTTAATTTACTATCTATTTTGGCCGGGACTGTTGAAGTGTCAAGTATTCCATCAACGTGGTGATTTTCTGCTATAGGAAAAAAAGTTGCTTTACCGTTTTTATCTCTTGCAATAACTATTGAAACCTCTTTTAGTAAATCAACACCTGCTTCGAGAATATACTTTGTGTTCCAATCAA
This portion of the Wolbachia endosymbiont of Ctenocephalides felis wCfeF genome encodes:
- a CDS encoding Protein RecA; protein product: MASNPEERNNDKQRALDNAISQIEKAFGKGAIMKLKQNPVEKIDTISTGSIALDSALGVGGLPKGRIIEIFGPESSGKTTLALHVIAEAQKKGGLCAFIDAEHALDVIYARKLGVNTDDLVISQPDTGEQALHIVEYLVCSGAVDVIVVDSVAALTPRAEIEGDMGDQHMGLQARLLSHGLRKLTSAVSKANCILIFINQIRMKIGVVYGNPETTTGGNALKFYTSIRLDIRKIGAIKDKENITGNETRVKVVKNKVAPPFREAKFDIMYNEGISKLGEIIDIGTKLGVLEKAGAYYSYNNTRLGQGRENVKNYLKTNKEVANEIETKIRDLFRNHGNSIAMEEESEQLLEESVF
- a CDS encoding N5-carboxyaminoimidazole ribonucleotide synthase translates to MLSERVIGIIGSGQLGKMTAIAATKLGQKTYIFAHAKGDPACSVASNVTIADFSDKKALVSFAQSVDLVTIESENIPCDAVDIISQHVDFYPGKRALHVSQNRLREKDFIRDLGIKTADYKNIQNYDELLESSRTFGYPIRLKTTEMGYDGKGQYVIGNDSEAKQFVSFDWNTKYILEAGVDLLKEVSIVIARDKNGKATFFPIAENHHVDGILDTSTVPAKIDSKLTQEVQQTAEKIAGALDVVGILAIEFFITKNNELLVNELAPRPHNSCHWSLDACNVSQFEQLVRIICGLPMQEVALRFPCMTKNIIGSDIYDFHKYLSNKKASLTIYGKKEVRDKRKMGHVNIDLS